The following proteins are encoded in a genomic region of Anomaloglossus baeobatrachus isolate aAnoBae1 chromosome 6, aAnoBae1.hap1, whole genome shotgun sequence:
- the LOC142243805 gene encoding uncharacterized protein LOC142243805, translating to MLHFSKKVYNLNFFKYIEKDVRKRWRSVRDRFNKIRFEPGKSGSSPVKPNFIYYNELKFLSSGRVLRPTDGNIAPKKNMDRSQDNINPAQIQPAIEEEINTEQTHLESDVETRSLEPSVSNTNQDPQPVSYQKAKGKKKIIPSNKEINQDQLTNQTIEILKSATQDDEFDNFAISVACRLRKLPEKKKTSACMTAICGLLACFEDEGKFPTGGEIVHLCEKTFEQKSKPLVLTQSQPHFQTNKQRVGLYSECPDTYSAQNIQPYNPMKQSKEYSQSISENYHTTNILRNRPNEQMSGFYTNELFSQP from the exons ATGTTACATTTTAGCAAAAAAGTTTATAATTTAAATTTCTTTAAATACATAGAAAAAGATGTACGGAAGCGATGGAGATCAGTCCGTGACAGATTCAATAAAATCAGATTTGAACCTGGTAAAAGTGGATCCTCGCCAGTTAAACCAAATTTTATTTATTATAATGAATTGAAATTCTTAAGTTCTGGCCGCGTTTTAAGACC GACCGACGGAAATATCGCTCCGAAAAAGAACATGGATAGATCACAAGATAATATCAATCCTGCACAAATACAACCAGCCATTGAGGAAGAAATTAATACCGAACAAACACATCTGGAGTCTGATGTTGAAACCAGATCATTGGAACCATCTGTTTCCAATACAAATCAAGATCCCCAACCTGTGAGTTATCAgaaagcaaaaggaaaaaaaaaaattattccaagCAATAAAGAAATAAACCAAGATCAATTAACAAATCAAACTATTGAAATATTAAAATCAGCAACCCAAGATGATGAGTTTGACAATTTTGCCATTAGTGTCGCTTGTCGTTTAAGAAAattacctgaaaaaaaaaaaacctctgcatGTATGACTGCTATCTGTGGTTTATTGGCCTGTTTTGAGGATGAAGGTAAATTTCCAACAGGTGGTGAAATAGTTCATCTTTGTGAAAAAACATTTGAACAGAAATCCAAACCATTAGTTCTAACTCAGTCACAACCACAtttccaaacaaacaaacaaagagtTGGTTTGTATTCTGAATGTCCGGATACATATTCTGCCCAAAATATACAACCTTATAACCCTATGAAACAAAGCAAAGAATATTCTCAATCTATTAGTGAGAATTATCACACAACTAATATTTTGAGAAATAGACCAAACGAACAAATGTCTGGTTTTTACACAAATGAATTATTTTCACAGCCATGA